A single window of Helicobacter pylori NCTC 11637 = CCUG 17874 = ATCC 43504 = JCM 12093 DNA harbors:
- a CDS encoding CopD family copper resistance protein, with protein MDAIYPYVLVVHLLCAIIFIGYLFFDGVIFPNVKKMFGEEFANKANTGITQRAIKIMPLCVLGLVLTGGMILSQYMGGDKGWCETPFQKILMLKVILALSIFLLVLFSLSCKFLGKKNPIGKYIHPIALTFGFLIAILAKTMWFV; from the coding sequence ATGGATGCGATTTATCCTTATGTGTTGGTTGTTCATTTATTGTGCGCCATTATTTTTATTGGCTACTTGTTTTTTGATGGGGTAATTTTCCCTAATGTGAAGAAAATGTTTGGCGAAGAGTTTGCCAATAAAGCGAATACAGGAATCACTCAAAGAGCGATCAAAATCATGCCCTTATGCGTTTTAGGGCTTGTTTTAACAGGGGGCATGATACTTAGTCAATACATGGGGGGCGATAAAGGCTGGTGTGAAACCCCTTTTCAAAAGATACTGATGCTTAAAGTGATCTTAGCGTTAAGCATTTTTCTTTTGGTGCTTTTTTCTTTATCGTGTAAGTTTTTGGGCAAGAAAAACCCTATTGGTAAATATATCCACCCTATCGCTCTAACTTTTGGCTTTTTAATCGCCATTTTAGCCAAAACGATGTGGTTTGTTTAA
- a CDS encoding outer membrane protein, whose amino-acid sequence MLNFMTKKKNRMQDCKMVGKNFNRKESVLIAQSLEISKKGSVILGALLSSLWLTNPLNAHEKNGAFVGISLEVGRADQKTNAYRNGELFQVPFGDVSANDDGKVPNGQTGGCQPASGTPGTPGYTKANCVVNWTSRTMLSTNKNIPGRNQPMYGLGVMTGYKHFIGKKRWFGLRYYGFFDYGHTNFSNSRAANAISPFYLSDQKADMYTYGFGTDMLFNIIDKPKATAGFFVGVNFAGNTWTNNRVGYFKDGYVYGVNTDADAYMTNADGTITCGDTTPASCDVGINPNSVYTTGKLNAKVNHTIFQFLVNVGIRTNIFEHHGIEFGIKIPTLPNYFFKGSTTIRAKKQGPLENGQPTTITGAETNFSLTQTLRRQYSMYLRYVYTF is encoded by the coding sequence ATGCTCAATTTTATGACAAAGAAGAAAAATAGAATGCAAGATTGCAAAATGGTTGGTAAAAATTTTAATCGTAAGGAATCTGTTTTGATAGCTCAATCTTTAGAAATTTCTAAAAAAGGCTCGGTAATTTTAGGCGCTCTTTTGAGTTCGTTATGGCTGACAAACCCCTTAAATGCCCATGAAAAGAATGGCGCGTTTGTGGGGATTAGCTTGGAAGTGGGTAGGGCTGATCAAAAGACCAACGCTTATAGAAACGGCGAGTTGTTTCAAGTGCCTTTTGGCGATGTTTCAGCCAATGATGATGGCAAAGTCCCTAACGGGCAGACCGGTGGCTGTCAGCCAGCTTCAGGGACGCCAGGAACGCCAGGCTATACTAAAGCTAATTGCGTGGTCAATTGGACTTCTCGCACCATGCTTAGCACCAATAAAAACATTCCTGGCCGTAACCAGCCGATGTATGGGCTAGGTGTGATGACGGGCTATAAGCATTTTATCGGTAAAAAAAGGTGGTTTGGGTTGCGCTATTACGGCTTTTTTGATTATGGGCATACCAATTTCTCTAACTCCAGGGCCGCTAACGCTATATCGCCTTTCTATTTGAGCGATCAAAAAGCGGACATGTATACTTATGGTTTTGGCACAGACATGCTTTTTAACATTATAGATAAGCCTAAAGCCACGGCCGGGTTTTTTGTGGGCGTGAATTTTGCGGGTAACACTTGGACCAATAATCGTGTGGGGTATTTTAAGGACGGGTATGTTTATGGCGTCAATACGGATGCTGACGCTTACATGACTAACGCTGATGGCACAATCACATGCGGGGACACGACGCCGGCGAGTTGTGATGTGGGGATTAATCCTAATAGCGTCTATACCACAGGAAAATTGAACGCTAAAGTGAATCACACGATTTTCCAATTTTTAGTGAATGTGGGCATTAGAACTAATATTTTTGAACACCATGGCATTGAGTTTGGTATCAAAATCCCCACGCTCCCTAATTACTTTTTCAAAGGCTCTACTACCATAAGAGCGAAAAAACAAGGCCCGCTAGAGAATGGCCAACCAACCACTATCACCGGAGCAGAAACCAATTTCAGCTTAACCCAAACCTTACGCCGTCAATATTCTATGTATTTGCGCTATGTTTATACTTTTTGA
- a CDS encoding AlwI family type II restriction endonuclease: MIEISPQNHKEMGFEHGWESRFDTWYKLMCEFGFCYYAKYEKILISDSAKMLILAYYDKENDAFKESVDGSVVGAIFLNALSKYEVGNPYKKNLNHNNPFKLLLSLLKRLKNAHLTPLSVKEIPILLCWKDDNANGLYDYIIHLRKEIAAINKTEFSYSDEFIYEKCLKLLESVNKIRFKMSQIINEAVDEYIRKMRITGLISLRGNGRFIDINTNENNKIDYILQTHKAFKGDYLNDTQANKLAFFNYMAIVDSFLVSVTPISADESVKTSKLNELATTYTKDFIKQELLITCNKQESKDSFLRLIDKPLRLEFLSAIFLKQHFENLSVIPNYKSDDEGLPVYTASGNKPDIVAMDTKAQSYIEVSLIRDRSQSTLEMIPIARHLKELIKNSTDIREKFSVFVAPNIHDDAKEYAGFAHFKDNINIRCYAINDFIKKVENSTELLQLNDNPKA, translated from the coding sequence ATTATAGAGATATCCCCACAAAATCATAAAGAAATGGGCTTTGAGCATGGATGGGAAAGTCGGTTTGACACTTGGTATAAGCTTATGTGTGAGTTTGGTTTTTGCTACTATGCAAAATATGAGAAAATACTCATCAGCGATAGCGCTAAGATGCTTATTCTTGCTTATTATGATAAAGAAAACGATGCTTTTAAAGAAAGCGTTGATGGAAGCGTAGTTGGGGCTATATTTTTAAACGCTCTGTCTAAATATGAAGTAGGAAACCCTTACAAAAAGAATTTAAACCATAACAACCCTTTCAAACTATTGCTCTCGCTTTTAAAACGACTCAAAAATGCCCATCTAACCCCCCTATCTGTCAAAGAAATCCCTATTTTACTTTGTTGGAAAGATGATAACGCCAATGGGCTTTATGACTACATTATTCATTTAAGAAAAGAAATTGCTGCTATCAATAAGACAGAATTCAGTTACTCAGATGAATTTATCTATGAAAAATGCCTAAAACTTTTAGAAAGTGTTAATAAAATACGATTTAAAATGAGCCAAATCATTAACGAAGCCGTTGATGAATACATTAGAAAAATGCGTATTACAGGACTCATTTCATTGCGTGGTAATGGTAGGTTTATTGATATTAATACTAATGAAAATAACAAAATAGATTATATCTTACAAACTCATAAGGCTTTTAAAGGGGATTATTTAAACGACACTCAAGCTAACAAACTCGCCTTTTTTAACTACATGGCGATCGTGGATAGCTTTCTTGTTAGCGTTACTCCAATCAGCGCTGATGAGAGCGTTAAAACAAGCAAATTGAATGAACTAGCAACCACTTATACTAAAGATTTTATCAAGCAAGAATTACTCATTACTTGCAACAAGCAAGAATCAAAAGATAGTTTTTTAAGACTCATTGATAAACCTTTACGCTTAGAATTTTTAAGCGCTATTTTCTTGAAACAACATTTTGAAAATTTAAGCGTGATACCCAATTATAAAAGCGATGATGAAGGCTTGCCCGTATACACAGCAAGCGGTAACAAACCTGATATTGTAGCTATGGACACAAAAGCCCAAAGTTATATAGAAGTGAGCTTGATTAGAGATAGAAGTCAAAGTACCTTGGAAATGATACCTATTGCCAGACATTTAAAAGAATTGATTAAAAATAGCACTGATATTAGAGAAAAATTTAGTGTTTTTGTAGCTCCAAATATCCATGATGACGCCAAAGAATATGCGGGATTTGCCCATTTCAAAGACAATATTAACATACGCTGTTATGCCATTAATGATTTTATCAAAAAAGTAGAAAACAGCACAGAGTTATTGCAACTCAATGACAACCCTAAAGCTTGA
- a CDS encoding Dam family site-specific DNA-(adenine-N6)-methyltransferase encodes MKKGIRSPFFYVGDKYKLMPQLNKLFPNNINQFIEPFVGGGSVFLNTKAKRYLANDIDTNIINLHKTLSKFNACELFDELSKIIIHYGLSFSFKGITAPDELKKQYIKTYYAKYNKIAYEKLRADFNSNQNNMLYLYLLLIYGFNHMIRFNSKGLFNLPVGNVDFNENVYNALKNYIDFIQQNTIIFHNDDYIDFLNHTTYLKDDYVYFDPPYLISNSEYNKLWDSDNEIALYGVLDNLDKKGVLFGITNLVYHKGETNFILKEWAKKYYIFNIKSNYISYNDNTIKEDSQEIFVTNYR; translated from the coding sequence TTGAAAAAAGGTATTCGTTCTCCCTTTTTCTATGTAGGGGATAAATATAAACTGATGCCACAACTCAATAAGCTATTCCCAAATAACATTAATCAATTTATTGAGCCTTTTGTGGGTGGAGGTAGCGTGTTTTTAAACACTAAGGCTAAAAGATACTTAGCTAACGACATAGATACTAATATTATCAATTTGCATAAAACTTTAAGCAAGTTCAATGCTTGTGAGCTTTTTGATGAATTGTCTAAAATCATCATTCATTATGGTTTGTCTTTCTCTTTTAAGGGGATTACAGCCCCTGATGAATTAAAAAAACAATATATAAAAACTTACTACGCCAAATACAATAAAATAGCTTATGAAAAACTAAGGGCTGATTTTAACTCCAATCAAAACAACATGCTCTATTTATATTTACTTTTAATTTATGGGTTTAATCACATGATTAGATTTAATTCTAAAGGGCTTTTTAATTTACCTGTAGGTAATGTGGATTTCAATGAAAATGTTTATAATGCCCTAAAAAACTACATAGATTTTATACAGCAAAACACCATTATTTTTCACAATGATGATTATATTGATTTCCTTAACCACACCACTTATTTAAAAGATGATTATGTTTATTTTGACCCCCCTTATTTAATCTCAAATAGTGAATACAACAAGTTATGGGATAGCGATAATGAGATAGCCTTATATGGTGTTTTAGATAACCTAGATAAAAAGGGAGTTTTATTTGGTATAACTAATCTTGTTTATCACAAGGGAGAGACTAATTTTATTTTAAAAGAATGGGCTAAAAAATATTATATTTTTAATATCAAAAGTAATTATATCAGTTATAATGACAATACCATTAAAGAAGATAGTCAAGAAATCTTTGTAACTAATTATAGGTGA
- a CDS encoding DNA adenine methylase, which produces MERFNLKNRRYIGSKTKLIEWVFGSLKLNNIKSVCDIFAGSGVVAGQFATIPNVKNIIINDILFSNEIIYHAFFMGQDADFKVLEELKEYYTQALKLEENYFSQHFSDKFFSYKDCVKIGSIREHIESLNLDKLNKDILLTSLIYSMDKIANTVGHYEAYRKKEILQDKFIFELISPIKHDKNIMIERKNANELAKTLKIDLVFIDPPYNSRQYSRFYHLYENLVQWKKPKLYGTALKPLCENMSEYCRSNAKKELSDLIEKLDCKRIALTYNNTYNSKSSSSQNKIGFKDLVEILSQKGKLSVKEKAHGFFNSGKTDFKEHKEFLFIVEVKP; this is translated from the coding sequence GTGGAAAGATTTAATCTAAAAAACCGCCGGTATATCGGCTCAAAAACCAAGCTTATAGAGTGGGTATTTGGGAGTTTAAAATTAAACAATATCAAAAGCGTGTGCGATATTTTTGCCGGAAGTGGGGTAGTGGCTGGTCAATTTGCCACTATTCCTAACGTTAAAAACATTATTATAAATGATATTTTATTTTCTAATGAAATCATTTATCATGCTTTTTTTATGGGGCAAGACGCTGATTTTAAGGTGCTTGAAGAGCTGAAAGAATATTATACTCAAGCTTTAAAGCTAGAAGAAAATTATTTTAGCCAACATTTTAGCGACAAATTTTTCAGCTATAAAGATTGCGTCAAAATCGGTAGCATTAGAGAGCATATAGAAAGCTTGAATCTAGATAAATTAAATAAAGATATTTTATTAACAAGCTTGATTTATTCAATGGATAAGATAGCTAACACGGTAGGGCATTATGAAGCTTATAGGAAAAAAGAGATTTTGCAAGATAAATTTATTTTTGAGCTTATTAGCCCTATAAAGCATGATAAAAATATCATGATAGAGAGAAAAAACGCTAACGAATTGGCTAAAACCTTAAAAATAGACTTAGTCTTTATTGACCCTCCATACAATTCAAGGCAATACAGCCGGTTTTATCATCTCTATGAAAACCTAGTGCAGTGGAAAAAACCCAAACTCTATGGAACAGCTTTAAAGCCATTATGCGAGAACATGAGCGAATATTGTCGCTCTAATGCCAAGAAAGAATTGAGCGATTTGATTGAAAAACTAGATTGTAAAAGGATTGCTTTAACTTATAATAATACCTATAATTCTAAGTCTAGCTCTTCGCAAAATAAAATAGGCTTTAAAGATTTAGTGGAAATTTTAAGCCAAAAAGGAAAATTAAGCGTTAAAGAAAAGGCTCATGGTTTTTTTAATTCAGGAAAAACTGATTTTAAAGAGCATAAAGAATTTTTATTTATAGTGGAAGTGAAACCTTGA
- a CDS encoding LptF/LptG family permease, with protein MRLFRFVGWYYFKYFLIVLLALELFFVGIDSLKYADKMPDSANMIILFFTYDILFALNYTLPISLLLAMVLFYISFIKSNQYTALLSIGFSKCQILSPIFLISLFFTAVYVGLNATPFVYMEEKTQNLIYKDNSLSVSEHLLVKYNDDYVYFDKINPLLQKAQNIKVFRLKDKTLESYAEAKEAFFEDKYWILHDTTIYEMPLNFELGNNALNTTRLKTFKTLKNFRPKVLDTIYQNKPAVSITDALLSLHALVRQNADTKKVRSFLYVFAILPFFVPFLSVLIAYFSPSLARYENLALLGLKFIIITLVVWGLFFALGKFSISGILIPEIGVLSPFFVFLALSLWYFKKLNKKL; from the coding sequence GTGCGTTTGTTTAGATTTGTGGGGTGGTATTATTTCAAATACTTTTTAATCGTGCTTTTAGCTTTAGAATTGTTTTTTGTAGGCATTGACAGCCTGAAATACGCCGATAAAATGCCCGATTCTGCGAACATGATTATTTTATTTTTCACCTATGACATCTTATTCGCTCTCAATTACACCTTGCCCATTTCCTTGCTTTTAGCGATGGTTTTATTTTATATCTCATTCATTAAATCCAACCAATACACCGCCTTGCTCTCCATTGGATTTTCCAAATGCCAGATTTTAAGCCCTATTTTTTTGATTAGCCTGTTTTTCACGGCTGTTTATGTGGGGTTGAACGCGACTCCTTTTGTGTATATGGAAGAAAAAACGCAAAATTTAATTTATAAAGACAATTCTTTGAGCGTCTCAGAGCATTTGTTAGTGAAATATAACGATGATTATGTGTATTTTGATAAGATTAATCCCTTATTGCAAAAAGCCCAAAATATCAAGGTTTTTCGCCTAAAAGATAAGACTTTAGAATCTTACGCTGAAGCTAAAGAAGCTTTTTTTGAAGACAAATATTGGATCTTGCATGATACTACTATCTATGAGATGCCCTTAAATTTTGAACTGGGCAACAACGCTTTAAACACCACGCGTTTAAAAACCTTTAAAACGCTCAAAAATTTCCGCCCTAAAGTTTTGGACACCATTTATCAAAACAAGCCCGCGGTTTCTATCACAGACGCTCTTTTATCCTTGCATGCTTTAGTGCGCCAAAACGCAGACACGAAAAAAGTGCGATCGTTTTTGTATGTGTTTGCGATCTTGCCCTTTTTTGTGCCGTTTTTAAGCGTTTTAATCGCTTATTTTTCGCCTAGTCTCGCCCGCTATGAAAACCTGGCTCTTTTAGGGCTAAAATTTATCATTATCACGCTCGTTGTTTGGGGGCTATTCTTTGCTTTAGGGAAGTTCAGCATTTCAGGGATACTCATTCCTGAAATAGGCGTGCTATCGCCCTTTTTCGTATTCTTAGCCCTCAGTCTTTGGTATTTTAAAAAGCTTAATAAGAAATTGTGA
- the pth gene encoding aminoacyl-tRNA hydrolase yields the protein MTLLVGLGNPTLRYAHTRHNAGFDILDSLISELDLSFAFSPKHNAYLCVYKDFIFLKPQTYMNLSGESVLSAKNFYKTKELLIVHDDLDLDLGVVRFKKGGGNGGHNGLKSIDSLCSNSYYRLRVGISKGMSVVEHVLSKFHKNEEPLKNAAFEHAKNALKFFIESHDFNAMQNRFTLKKPLKIES from the coding sequence ATGACGCTTTTAGTAGGTTTAGGCAACCCTACTTTGCGTTATGCTCACACCAGACACAACGCTGGTTTTGATATTTTAGATTCGCTTATTAGCGAATTGGATCTTTCTTTTGCTTTTTCTCCCAAACACAACGCTTATTTATGCGTTTATAAGGATTTTATCTTCCTAAAGCCCCAAACTTACATGAATTTAAGCGGCGAGAGCGTTTTAAGCGCTAAAAATTTTTACAAAACCAAAGAGCTTTTAATTGTCCATGACGACTTGGATTTGGATTTAGGTGTTGTGAGGTTTAAAAAGGGTGGGGGGAATGGGGGGCATAACGGCCTAAAATCCATTGATTCATTGTGTTCTAATTCTTATTACCGCTTGAGAGTGGGGATTTCTAAAGGAATGAGCGTGGTTGAGCATGTGCTTTCAAAATTCCACAAAAACGAAGAGCCTTTAAAAAACGCCGCGTTTGAACATGCCAAAAACGCCTTAAAATTTTTTATAGAAAGCCATGATTTTAACGCTATGCAAAATCGTTTCACGCTTAAAAAACCTTTAAAAATAGAAAGTTAA
- a CDS encoding 50S ribosomal protein L25/general stress protein Ctc: MLEGVIRESITKANAKALKKDGYLIANVYGKGIENVNGAFKLNPFIKYLKEKKHLIFPVKLGDKTFEVVVQEYQKNPVTNELIHVDLLAVTKGVKSKFKVPVKHQGTPVGLKNKGILMLSKKRISVECAPEHLPDHYLVDVAPLDVNESILVRDLEKHENVKILDHDSIAVIGVIKAK, translated from the coding sequence ATGTTAGAAGGCGTTATTAGAGAGAGTATTACTAAAGCTAACGCTAAAGCTTTAAAAAAAGATGGCTATCTAATCGCAAATGTTTATGGAAAGGGCATTGAAAATGTGAATGGCGCGTTCAAATTAAACCCTTTCATTAAATACCTTAAGGAAAAGAAGCATTTGATTTTTCCGGTGAAATTAGGGGATAAGACTTTTGAAGTCGTGGTTCAAGAATACCAAAAAAACCCTGTTACTAACGAGCTTATCCATGTGGATTTACTCGCTGTTACTAAGGGCGTGAAGTCTAAGTTTAAAGTCCCTGTTAAACACCAAGGCACTCCGGTGGGCTTGAAAAATAAAGGGATTTTAATGCTCTCTAAAAAGCGTATCAGCGTGGAGTGCGCTCCAGAGCATTTGCCCGATCACTATTTAGTGGATGTAGCCCCTTTAGATGTGAATGAGTCTATTTTGGTGCGCGATTTAGAAAAACACGAGAATGTTAAGATTTTAGATCATGATTCTATCGCTGTGATCGGTGTGATTAAAGCGAAGTGA
- the tal gene encoding transaldolase, giving the protein MQEFSLWCDFIERDFLENDFLKLINKGAICGATSNPSLFCEAITKSAFYKDEIAKLKGKKAKEIYETLALKDILQASSALMPLYEKDPNNGYISLEIDPFLEDDAAKSIDEAKRLFKTLNRPNVMIKVPASTSGLEVISALTKASIPVNVTLVFSPKIAGEIAQILAKEAQKRAVISVFVSRFDKEIDPLVAQNLQAQSGIMNATECYYQIHQHANKLTSTLFASTGVKSNSLAKDYYIKALCFKNSINTAPLEALNAYLLDPNTECQTPLKVAEIEAFKKELKTHNIDLENTAQKLLKEGLIAFKQSFEKLLKSF; this is encoded by the coding sequence ATGCAAGAATTCAGTTTGTGGTGCGATTTTATAGAAAGGGATTTTTTAGAAAACGACTTTTTAAAGCTCATTAATAAGGGGGCTATTTGCGGGGCGACGAGTAACCCTAGTTTGTTTTGCGAAGCGATCACAAAAAGTGCGTTTTATAAAGATGAAATCGCTAAACTCAAAGGCAAAAAAGCTAAAGAAATTTATGAAACCCTAGCACTAAAGGATATTTTACAAGCCTCTAGCGCGTTGATGCCTTTATATGAAAAAGACCCTAACAATGGCTACATTAGCCTAGAAATTGACCCTTTTTTAGAAGATGATGCCGCTAAAAGCATTGATGAAGCCAAGCGGTTATTCAAAACATTAAACCGCCCTAATGTGATGATTAAAGTCCCAGCGAGCACAAGCGGACTTGAAGTGATTAGCGCTTTAACTAAAGCTTCTATTCCTGTTAATGTAACCTTAGTCTTTTCGCCTAAAATCGCCGGTGAAATCGCTCAAATCTTAGCCAAAGAAGCGCAAAAAAGAGCGGTCATTAGCGTGTTTGTCTCACGATTTGACAAAGAAATAGACCCATTAGTGGCGCAAAACTTGCAAGCTCAAAGCGGGATCATGAACGCTACCGAGTGCTATTATCAAATCCATCAGCATGCTAATAAGCTAACAAGCACCCTTTTTGCATCCACGGGCGTTAAATCCAATTCTTTAGCTAAAGATTACTACATTAAAGCGCTGTGTTTTAAAAACTCTATCAATACAGCCCCCCTAGAGGCTTTAAACGCTTATTTGCTTGACCCCAACACCGAGTGTCAAACCCCTTTAAAGGTTGCAGAAATTGAAGCGTTTAAAAAAGAATTAAAAACGCACAACATTGATTTAGAAAACACCGCTCAAAAACTCCTTAAAGAAGGCTTGATAGCGTTCAAACAATCCTTTGAAAAGCTTTTAAAGAGTTTTTGA
- a CDS encoding UDP-N-acetylmuramoyl-L-alanyl-D-glutamate--2,6-diaminopimelate ligase, with the protein MKLKKTLTYQNHTYSFLSDNTHEVLENPKEILFVKTPSNEKHSPLIAEKNLAILDFNELKNYFDFKIKIVGITGTNGKTTTASLMYSLLLDLNKKTALLGTRGFFINDERIKEKGLTTPTLLELYSDLEEAMRLGCEYFIMEVSSHAIVQKRVAGLDFALKILTNITSDHLDFHQNIENYRDAKNSFFKDEGLKVINRDETNALFNPINAHTYALDKKAHLNVQAFSLTPSISASLCYQQDLRDPNLKEIVLMHSPLLGRYNLYNILAGVLGVKLLTQLPLEVIAPLLENFYGVKGRLEIVHSKPLVIVDFAHTTDGMQQVFESFKNQKITALFGAGGDRDKTKRPKMGAIASCYAHQIILTSDNPRSENEEDIIKDILKGISDSSKVIIEKDRKKAILNALENLKDDEVLLILGKGDENTQIFKDKTIFFSDQEIVKSYYQHLKQG; encoded by the coding sequence ATGAAGCTTAAAAAAACCCTGACTTATCAAAACCACACCTATTCTTTTTTAAGCGATAACACGCATGAAGTTTTAGAAAACCCTAAAGAAATCCTTTTTGTCAAAACGCCTTCAAATGAAAAACACTCCCCTTTAATTGCAGAAAAAAACCTGGCTATTTTAGATTTTAACGAGCTTAAAAACTACTTTGATTTTAAGATTAAAATTGTAGGGATTACTGGCACTAATGGTAAAACGACCACAGCGAGCTTGATGTATTCCTTGCTCTTAGATTTGAATAAAAAGACCGCTCTTTTAGGCACAAGGGGGTTTTTTATTAACGATGAACGCATCAAAGAAAAGGGCTTGACCACGCCCACTCTTTTAGAGCTTTATAGCGATTTAGAAGAAGCGATGCGTTTGGGGTGTGAATACTTTATTATGGAAGTGAGCTCCCATGCGATTGTTCAAAAGCGCGTTGCTGGGCTTGATTTTGCCCTTAAAATCTTAACCAATATCACAAGCGATCATTTAGATTTCCATCAAAATATAGAAAATTACAGAGACGCTAAAAACAGCTTTTTTAAAGATGAGGGCTTGAAAGTGATCAACAGAGATGAAACAAACGCCCTTTTTAACCCCATTAACGCACACACTTACGCGCTGGATAAAAAAGCGCATTTAAACGTTCAAGCCTTTTCGCTCACCCCCTCTATTAGCGCGTCTTTATGCTACCAACAAGATTTAAGAGATCCTAATCTCAAAGAAATCGTCCTTATGCATTCCCCCCTTTTAGGGCGTTACAACCTTTATAATATCTTAGCGGGCGTTTTAGGGGTCAAATTGCTCACTCAATTACCGCTAGAAGTAATCGCGCCGTTATTAGAAAACTTTTATGGGGTGAAGGGGCGTTTGGAAATTGTGCATTCTAAACCTTTAGTGATCGTGGATTTTGCCCACACCACAGACGGCATGCAACAAGTTTTTGAAAGCTTTAAAAACCAAAAAATCACCGCTCTTTTTGGAGCAGGGGGCGATAGGGATAAAACCAAGCGCCCTAAAATGGGAGCGATAGCGAGTTGTTACGCGCATCAAATCATCTTAACTTCAGACAACCCCAGAAGCGAAAACGAAGAAGACATTATTAAGGATATTTTAAAAGGCATCAGCGATTCTTCTAAAGTCATTATAGAAAAAGACCGAAAGAAAGCCATCTTAAACGCTTTAGAAAATTTAAAAGACGATGAGGTGTTGTTGATTTTAGGCAAGGGCGATGAAAACACTCAAATCTTTAAAGACAAAACGATTTTTTTTAGCGACCAAGAGATCGTTAAAAGCTATTACCAACATTTAAAACAAGGATAA
- a CDS encoding histidine kinase gives MQKFDYEFKKRALIKEGFLAFKQAHYAEALRLFSEVLFLDKDNQKAKIGALLSDIAKDFPKEAHSFYELYQSLIAMQKRSLKNQAEEQIINLIASFDEGLNQMTEKIDAQISQKGEELNGILYADFKRLSLERGFKEAFEDLMFSSRVIFDNKEDFYEFLKELNHYGYYELAINYIENMHEDSFIYDKFLRSLLEDALKSNKA, from the coding sequence ATGCAAAAGTTTGATTATGAATTTAAAAAGCGCGCGTTGATTAAAGAGGGATTTTTAGCGTTCAAACAAGCCCATTACGCTGAAGCGTTACGCCTTTTTTCTGAAGTTTTGTTTTTGGATAAAGACAACCAAAAAGCCAAAATAGGGGCGTTATTAAGCGACATCGCTAAGGATTTCCCTAAAGAAGCCCATAGCTTTTATGAATTGTATCAAAGCTTGATCGCTATGCAAAAACGGAGTTTAAAAAACCAGGCTGAAGAGCAAATCATCAATTTGATCGCTTCTTTTGATGAGGGGCTGAACCAAATGACTGAAAAGATTGACGCGCAAATTTCTCAAAAAGGCGAAGAATTGAATGGCATTTTGTATGCGGATTTCAAACGCTTGAGCTTGGAGCGCGGTTTTAAGGAAGCGTTTGAAGATTTGATGTTCAGCTCTAGGGTGATTTTTGACAATAAAGAAGATTTTTATGAATTTTTGAAAGAATTGAACCATTATGGCTATTATGAATTAGCGATAAACTACATTGAGAACATGCATGAAGATTCTTTTATTTACGATAAATTTTTGCGTTCTCTTTTAGAAGACGCCCTTAAATCCAATAAGGCTTAA
- a CDS encoding NifU family protein, whose product MIEFSDEDLQKPVRIVIEKIRPYLLKDGGNIEVLGVKSMKIYVALEGACKTCSSSKITLKNVIERQLKMDIHPNLEVVCLENAKEFDKL is encoded by the coding sequence ATGATAGAATTTAGCGATGAAGATTTACAAAAACCGGTGCGTATTGTAATAGAAAAAATCCGCCCTTACTTGCTCAAAGATGGCGGTAATATTGAAGTGCTAGGGGTGAAAAGCATGAAGATTTATGTGGCTTTAGAGGGAGCGTGTAAGACTTGCTCTAGCAGTAAAATCACTTTAAAAAATGTCATTGAAAGGCAGCTTAAAATGGACATTCACCCCAATTTAGAAGTGGTGTGCTTAGAAAACGCTAAGGAGTTTGATAAGCTTTAA